DNA from Roseimicrobium sp. ORNL1:
TCCGCGGCTTTCCCGGGCTTTTGCTGCTCGCCTTTGGCGTGGCGGTGCTGGTCGTGGCGGTGTGGAAGTGGGTGGAGTGACGCCAAGGTCTGACCCCGCTCCTCACTGTGCTTCTTCGAGGAAGTTGATGCTGCTCGGAGACATGAAAACACGGCGTCCTCCTGGAAGCTGTACCGCGAGCCAGCGTCCGAAGTGACCGTAGCCCGACTTCATCGAGCCATCCGCATCGCGAACCGTGTCGCCCGTGTAACCGAGAACACGGCAGGATTGGTAGGTTCTCGATCCTGTCCCGTCATCGCACACCAGATTGTACCGCTTGGTGAAATCGATGACGATGTTCTCATCGGGCACCTCCTGGCCGGCGAGCTGAGGAGGACGGACAGGGGCAGGAGTCGAGCAGCTTGCGAGCGACAGTCCTGAGAGAGCGGCGAGGAGAAGCGGTGCTTTCATGGGGGATGTTTTGGGCACGGGAGGTGTCTAACACAGGGGTCGCCTAAAACGCAATGTGGAAAGAGACGATTCTCTCCACCGGCTCCCGCCACCCTTCACGGAGCTACAACTGCGAGTGAAACGGATACACCAGCCACTCGGTCAGGCGTTCCTTCACCGACCGCTTCTTGAAGTCCTCCAGCTTGTATTCCTGGCAATTCTTGAGGTCTTCGCGGAAAACGCGATCCATCTCGGCGCCGAAGCTGGCGTCGTAGACGGTCACGTCGATCTCTTCGTTGATGAGTGAAGAGCGGGCGTCGAGGTTGGAGGTGCCGAACATGGAGAACATGCCGTCCACCACCATGGTCTTGGAGTGGATCATGGTGGGTTTGAATTCATAGAGCTTCACGCCGGCTTCCAGCAGTTTGCCGTAGCTGCCGCGGCCGGCGGCCTTGGTGGCGGGCTGGTCGTTGTGCTGGCCGGGGAGGATCATCTTCACGTCCACCCCGCGCTTCACGGCTTCGCCGAGGAGATAGACCTGCTCATCGGTGGGCGTGCAGTAGGGATTGGTGATGTAGATGGTCTTTTCCGCAGCCGCGATGGCCACCGCCTGAATCAAAGGTAGCGCGGCCACGGTGAACTCATCCGAGGTGGTCACCTGCACCTTGAGATCACCGGCGCGTTCGAGGGGAGGGAAGTGGCCTGCGCCGGAGAGCATTTCTCCGGTCTCGGAGAGCCAGTGTTGTTGGAAGGCGCTCTGGAGTTGTGCCACCATGGGGCCTTCCAATTTGGCGTGCACTTCGCGCCAGTTATCCGGCTTCGCGCCGTCGCCCTGCCATTCGTCGGCAAAGCCTGCGCCACCGGTGAAGGCGACCTTGCCATCGACCACCAGCACACGGCGGTGGCTGCGGCGGTTGAGGCGGTCCACGCGCAACGCACGAGTGGGGTGGTAGTAGGCGAATTTGCAGCCGCCATCCTTCAGCTTCTGCACGTCGCTGTTTTCCAGATCCGTGCCGGAGCCGATGCCATCCAGCAGCACGCGCACTTCCACGCCGTGTTGGGCGCGCTCGATCAGGGCATCGATGAATTGGTTGCCGACTTCGCCGGAGTGGAAGAGGAAGGCCTCGAAGTTGATCGTCTTCTTCGCTCCGCGAATGGACTCCTGCATCACCGGGAAGATGCCATTGCCATTGTGCAGCAGCGTGATGCGATTGCCCTCGATGGGCACGGGATTGGCCGCTGCGTGGGCTGAGCCGAAGAAGGCCGGATCATGAACCGAGAAGGTGTGCGCGGGCCGGTACTCGATGTGCTGCCGCCGTACGAAGAGGATGGAGTACAGGACCACCAACGCGAGAAAGATGGCGAGCAGCTCTACCCAGCCGCGGATGGAAAGCCTGCCCCAGCGAATAGTGGACCATCGGCCTTCGCCCGGGCGGGCGAACCTGGGGTGTGAGGACGAGTGGGCTTTTGTGGGGGGCTTGGTCCGTTTGTGAGAGGCTGTCTTGGTGGCTGACATTCGAGGTGAGGAGCGAGGGGTGAGCTACACTCTTGAATCGAATGGGTCGGGGAAGATGGACGGCAGTGGGGTAGGTGTGAGGTGTTGTGGCGGGCGACGCGCCCATGAATCCTGGGTGTGGCAGGCTGCATGGGATTCAACACAGAGACACAGAGGCGCAGAGAAAACTTCGGAGACTGAGGCTGGGACTGATTGGACTCTCAGGGCACGAGGGAACCTGTATTTCCTCAGTCTCTGTGCCCTCTGTGTCTCGGCGTCTCTGTGTTGAATCCCACGTACGCGACCACACCCATTTTTTGGGATGCTCAACCCGCGCACAACACTGCAATGATGACGCGACAGATGCGTCGCTATTCAGCACATGCCGACCCCCGCACATCACTCACCACATCATACGTGGTGATCTCCAATAAGAACCCGTCCGGATCAAAGAAGTAGATCGAGTGGGAAATCTCGTGGTCTTGAAACTGGAACGAGACACCCTTCGCCTGAAGTTCTGCCTGCGCTGATTGGAAGTCTGCATAGGTCGCAGCCCGGAAGGCGAGGTGCCATGCCTGGCCGTTGCGTGCAGGAGGCTCATTCTCCTTCTGGGGAAAGAGCGTGAGGTAGGTCGAGCCCAGGCGCAGCATGATGGGACTGCCAGACCACTGGCCCGGAAAGACGTGCTCGAACCCAAGCGTGGCGACATACCACGCCTTCGTCGCTTCCGGCGAGGCGCACCGGAGGGCGACATGATCGATCTGCTGCAATTGCATCTCAGAAGGCGACGGATTTCACGACCCAGAATGGAGGCGTCTCGCCCGGACTCCCCACCAGCAGATCCACGCGATGACTGCTGCGGCGATGAGGATGAAAATCGAACAGACAATCAATCCAATAAAGTCATTCCAAATATCCACGGGCGAAGGTGGTTCGTTCTCAAAACTAATGTCGGCAAACGCACGAACAGGTGCGAGTGCCAAAGAAGCAATAGTCGTGAGGGCAATTCTCCCCGGCAAGTAGGACGTCTTCATGGCATGCACGCATCGGTGGCAGTCTTCGAGACTATCCACCGACTTCATGCTTGCCCACCGAAAACTTCGGGCCTTTTCTCCTACTTTGTACGCGGGAAATACGTCCTCGTCTCCGTGGTTGTCGTGCCCGTCCCGTTCTTGGGCGGGGGCGGCGGAGAGCTGGGAATGCCTTCGGTCTTCTTGAAGATTTCGTACCACTTGCGCTTCAGGGGCGGATCGGGGTCCGGCACGGCCACGGCCTTGGGCACCACAGTCTGGGGGAAGGCATGGTAGGCATTTTCAGCGACCTTGGTGCGCAGGTCTTCCTGCTTGCTGGCCTTGCGCACGGCGAAGTCATCCGTCACCACCACAGGCTGGATGAAGACAATCAGCTCCTTGCGCTGCTTGCTGGTGACGTCCTCCTTGAAGAGACGGCCCAGGCCGGGGATGCGGCTGAGGACAGGGATGCCCTGCGTGTCCGTCTTGTTCTGCTCGGAAATCAGACCGCCGATCACAATCGTGTTGCCCGTGGGCACGGTCACGGTGGTGGTGAGCTGCTCGGTGCCGATGATGGGCACGTCGTTCTCTCCCACGATCTGATTGCCGATCACGGTGTCGTTCACCTGGGCGATGCGCAGGGTGACATCGCCATCCGGATTGATGAGCGGGATGACTTCCAGCTTCAGCACCACGTCCTTGTACTCGATGGTGGTGGTGACGTTGCCCTGGTTGGCTGCGTTCTGTGAGGAGGCGTTGGTCAGTGTCTGGGAGGGAACGGGAATCTGCTGACCGCTGGTGATCATGGCGCGGCGGTTGTTCTGCGCAAAGACACTCGGGCGGGACAGCACCTTGAAGTCATTCGTGGTTTCCAGCGCGGAGACGAAGACATCGACCGACTCACCGATCTGTCCATACAGGTTGAAGCCCTGGCTGTTTGCGATGGCCGTCGTGATCAGGTTGTTCGTCATGTCGGCCACGTTGTTGTTCGAGATGATGTCCTCACGCGTGATGAGTGCACTGGCCACGCCGCTGTTGGACCCTGTCTGGGTGAAGCGTTGCAGGTAATTGACGCCGAACTGGTAGCCATCCCCCAACGTGAGCTGGCCGATGACGGTGGCGAGGTAGACCTGCGGAGACTTGCGATCGAGCTTGTCGAGCAGCATGTCCACCTTGTCCTGATTCTCCTTCGGTCCGATAACGATGATGCTGTTTGCCAGCGGGTCCGCGATAAGGCGGGTCTTGTTGATGAGTACAGAGACAGGCGCGGTTTGTTCCTCGGATTCAAGGAGGAGGTCCGGGCGGGAGGTCACCCCTCCGGTGGTGCCGGTGGTGGCGGTGCTGGCGGCACTCGCGTTGAAGGTGCCCCCACGCTGCTGGGCTCCCGAGGCGCCGGTGAGGAACTGATTGCTGCTGGTGATGAGCTGCTGCTGCTGCGCCGAGACCGTGCCGCCGCCAGGAAGCTGCGTAGCGCCGCCCACCGGTTCACGCAGCATGTCCGCCAGCACGGAGAGCACATCCACGGAGAAGACGTTTTTCAGCTTGCGTTCGTAGGCTGTGGGCACATCCACCGGCTTGTCGAACTCGGCGATGAGGCTTACGACATACGCGTACTCGTCCGGTTCCGCGACCACGAGGACCTGGTTGAGCCGCGTATCCGCAATCACCTGGGAGGTGGCCTGCACACGACGGTTTTGGCCTTGCTGGTTGTTGTTATTGTTGTTGCTCTGCTGCTGGGGCTGCTGGGGGCGATTGTTGTCGCCACCTCCCTGAGACGTGCCCTGGCCGCGAATGGTGGTGATGCCTTTCGCCTCCTTGTCCTGCGCCTGCGCGTTCAAGGTGGCCTGTACAATCTGCGCCACGGTGGCGGCATCTGCGTACTTCAGCAGGACAAATTTCGTGACCAGGGAACTGGCCGCGCCCGGGGTATCGATCACTTCACGAATGGCGACGAGCTGCTTTACGATGTTCGCGTTTTCCGTGATGAGCAGTCCGGGAGGGCTGAGCACCGGGGTGATGCGGCCGTAGGGATTCAGGCCCACGTGACCACCCAGCATGGTGGCGGCTTCCGCGGGATCCAGATTCGTGAGGCCCATGAAGTAGCTCACGATGGTCTCGTTGTTCGGCAGGTCATTGGCGCTCTGGTAGAACTTCACCCCCTGGGAGAACTGCGCGCCGCTGGTGGCGGTGGTGGTGCGTGTGGAGAGGATGCGGGAGCTCTTGCCGTCCGGATCCGCGACGATGGCATAGCCGTTGGTGAGCAGCGCGGCTTCGATGAGCTTGATGGCCTCCGCCTTGTCCACCGGCACCGGGGTCACGAGGCTGATGGTCTGTCCTTCGAAGATGGTGGTGTCCTTGACCAGTGTCTTGTTCGTCAGGCGCTCATAGATGCCGAGGATGTCGCTGATGGTGTTGTTCGGGAACTGCAGAGAGACCTTGTCGCCATCGATGCGGAAAAGTTCCTCCGTGCTGCTGCCCGCAGAGCGTCCAAAGCCGCCTCTGCCGAAACCGCCGGGGCCACCTGGACCTCCCGGACCGCCGGGCTGGGGCGCGGTGGGAGAGGAGGGTTGCTGCGTGGGCTGCGGCGCTGCCTGCGCCACGAGGGGATCCATGGGCAGGCGCTGCTCGGCAGGCATGTTCGCCAGCGGGCGGAACTCACGCGGGCTGGTCGTGGTATCCGGCTTCAGGGTGGTGCCGCGAATCTGCGCGTGGAGGGCGCTGCTGCCACTGCACGCCAGCGTTCCCATCAGCATCACCAGAGGCAGGTAAAAAGGGGGGCGGGTACGTACTACAGGAGCAGCGAGGGGGGGGAGGCAATGCATGAGAAAGCGGGAGGAGCGAAGGAGGTTGATGCGTTGGGAGTGATGCAGGATCGGATGAACGTGGAAACGTGCGGAAAGCTTCAGCGCTTGCCTTGTTTGTCTTCGGCTTCCACCTTGTCTCTGACGCTCTTGATAAAAGCGGAGCGTTCCTCAGGAGAGGCCATGCGCAATTTTTCACCATTCTCGCGCAGGGTATCCATGAACTTCCTTCGGGCGTCCTCTGACATGGCCATGAAGCGCTGGCGATCCTCTTCGCTGGGGCGGGGGTATTCACGCCGCGGGCCGTCGCCGCCACGGTCACGGTGTTCGTCGCCCCTGCCGTCACCGCCACCGGGGCGATAGCCGCCTTTTTTCATCGCTTCCGGGGTGAGTTGTTCCTCACTGTAGCGCACGGTCACGATCTCCGTGCCAATCATGAGCTTTGCCTGGGTGCGGTTGAGCTTCACGGTCGCGCTGGTTTCTGCGAGCTTCCATCCTTGGGCGTTGGGGATCTCACCTACCACGTGGCTTTCCTTGGTTTCCTTGTTCATCACGGTCACCACTGGCTTGCCCTCGATGTAGGCGATGCCGGTGAGAACGAGTGAGTCAGAAAGATTGAGAGAGCGCGTGAAGGGAGAAGAGGCCACGAGCGGCGCGATCTCCGTGGGGTCCACGCGCTGTGGCAGATCCGGGTCCTGTCCCGGGGTGGCTTGCTGTGCGGTCGCGCTGGTTGCGGATGCACACAGCAGCAGCAGAAGCGCACGGGCGGTGGTGGTAGGCTTCATGGCTTGGATGGAAATTAGGACGGGGCGAGGGGGATGCCGTCGAGCGGGGTGGTGAGCTCGAGCGGATTGGAGTTTTCAGCAGGCACAGCCGCCGGGGCGGGGGCTGGGGCAGGTGTGGGCTCCTGATACCCGGGCGGCGGTTGCGGATTGAACCAGCGTGCCACGGTGATGTTGCACTGGGCCTGCGGGGTTTTCTCACGTGAGCGGGTGTCCAGTTCCAGCTCGACGGATTTGATGGCGGTGAACTTCTCCGGCGACTGCAGGGTGAGCAGCCAGCCAATCACCACCTCCTGGGCTCCGCGCACGCGCAGGCTCACGGAGACTTCGTTGTGGTGGGAGAGCTCCAGCGACTCCAGCGGATTTTCGTTCTCCGTCTTCAGTCCCATGTCGAGCGCTGAGTTCCGCAGGTCATCGAGGAGCTGGCCCTGCGCCTTGCCGGCGGAGTTCGTGTAGGGCATGGACTTGTCCAGCCAGGCACTGAGTTTCTCCATGCGCGGTCCATCCTGGAGAATCAGGCGGTTGGAGGTTTCCTGCCGCTTCATGTCATCCAGCTTGGTGGCGAGTTCCTTGCGGCGGCCCAGGAATTCGCGCACCGCCATGAAATTCCCCACGAGGAAAATCGTGGAGAGGCAGATGATGAGCAGCCGCTTTTCGCGGGAATTGAAGGTGCGTTTCAAAGGAGGGTTGGAAAAATGGGATATTGGAAAAATGGATCAAAAAGAGACTGGAAGGAGCATCACGTGCCGCTGTCCATCTTGCCGGTGATGCGGAAGGAGGCGATCTTGTTCTTGATGTCGGGGGTGGGCATCTCCCAATGGAAGCGGTCGAGCTTGGGATGCTTCTTGAGGTCTTCCAGGAACTGGGCGGCAGTCTGCAGGTCACGTGCGTCACCGCGCAGTTCGATTTCAGTGGGCTTGGCCGAGAAGCGTTTGATGACGATGCCGCTGGGCGGCATGATGCTCGTCACGTGGCTGAGCTGCATCATGGGGTAGCGCTGCTTCTCCACGGCAGGCTCCAGGGCGCGCCAACGTTCAAAAGAGGTGCGCACACGCTCCGCCGGTTCGCGGAGACCGCTGGCACGCGCTTCCAAATCCGCAGCCTCTGCCTTCAGGGACTGCAGGTGCCACCAGCCAAGGGCGAAGAGGATGGCATACAGCACCATGGTGAGCATGCCCACGGAGACGAGACGGCGGCGGGATTCACGATTCGCCTGCGCGGTGAATACCGAGACGGGCAGCAGCTTCGGCAGCGCCTTCAGATCCAGGCCACGATTCGCTCCCGGAGGACCCGCGACTTCAATCGGCATGCTGATGTACTTGCGCAACTCCGTGGCCAGCGCTGCGGGACGCTCACCTGCGAGGGTCACGCCGCGCACCACGCCGAATCCTTCCTGTGACTCCAGGGTGAGCCGGGCCAGATCGAGTTCGCGGGCGAGATCCTGCACGGGCATCTCCGCGAAACCGGTCACGTGGCTGTGCCACAGGCGGCCCTGGAAGTTTGCCACGAGCACGAGAAGGCCGAGCTCCTCCACGATGCACAGGTTGTTCGCAGGCAGGGTGACAAGACGGAGCGCGGCGGTGTAGTTCACCGCATGAGGCACGGCCAGATCCCCGGGGAAGGGGTGCGCCAGCACATCCACGCTCACGAAGGACTGTCCCTGACTCTGACCCAGGAGATGCCATGCGAAATTCGGCGTGGGAGTTTTCTCCACGTGAATGCCGCGACGCTCGAGCTGGGCTTCCACCATTGAGGGGAGCAACGTGGTATCCACCGTGGGGAGCATGAGGCCGATGGTGCGGCACGCGGTGGCAGGCAGGCCTACCACGATGGGGCGCGATTGTTCCCGGAACTCCGCCGGCGAACTCACGGGCTCCGCCTTCGTGGACGCAAGGGAACGCCAGAGCCTCCACGAAGGCTCGGTATCAGGAAGGAGAAAACTGGCGGCGCTGGCACTCATGCGTTCGTTTCAGATCATCATCATTCTTCAAATCGGGCGAGGTAATTCAAGGATCCATCGTCCTGACGTCGGGCAATCACCACCACCTTGTACGTGGATTCGCCGATTCTTCCCACACTTTCCACCCGGCGGGTGAGGTGGTCTGCGGTGAGAAGGCTGTTGAGGGACGTGGCCTGCTGGCCGTCCATGCCCAGCAATTGGGTGGCCTGGTTGAGGCTCAGCTTTTTGTCGTCCTCCGTGTTGGGAATGCCGTCCGCACCGCTGCGCTCACGGATGAGGGACTGCGCGGCATTTTCCTCCACATCTGCCACGGCCATGAGAATCTCCTGCGGGGCGTAGTTCAGGTCGATGTAGCCGTCGCCATAGGTGCTGAAGTAGTTTCTCCAGTCGGGCTTCATGCGCTCCACGGCGTCCATGCCCTTCGCGAGGATCATTTCATCCAGTGAGCCGAAGCCCTTGTTTCGGGGGAAGTCGGAATAGCCGCGCTCCTTGTAATAGTCGGACTCGCCGCCGTAGGTCCGCATCTGGCTGTCCGTGTCCACCCAGTCCGCGAGACCATCCACGGCGGTTTCGGCTTCCTGAGGACTGAGCTGCCAGAGGATGAAAAGATTGTAGATGATCTCCCGGTAACGGGAGTCGGTGATGTAGTTGATGGGGATGCGCGCACCTTCGGAGGAAATGGTGACGGAGAATCCGCTGTCCTCTCCCACGGTCTGCTGCAGCACCGGGTCACCCGGGCGTATCTGGGGATGCAATCCAACGGCAATGCCGCACTCGGCAAGGTGCAGGGCGCGGAAGCGCAGGGACTCCAGGCCGTTGTCATCGACGCTGTCATTCAGGTAGTTCACCAGCGGGATGACGGTGAAGGTCATGAGGCCGATGGCGGCCAGCACGAGGATGAGTGCATAACCACCCTCACGGCGTGACCGGCGATGGTGTGAAAGAAAACGCAAACTGCGCTGCTCACCCCAAGGAGCGGCGGCTTTAGCCGCCGTTGACTCGCGCTCGGGGCGCGAGGAATCGGGCGACTGAAGTCGCCCCTCCTTGGACAGGCTTCCAGGGCACGAGGACATGGAATCAGACGCGGGCACAACCGCACAGACGGACCCGGCCTCTCCGGCCTCCGTACCACCTGCGCTGCTGCCTTCTCTGTTCCTTTTCATCCGCAAACCCATCTAAATGAATGCCTACCTGCCGCCGCCACCACCGCCGCCTCCGCCGCCCGATGGCGCACCTGTAGAACCACCGCCACCGCCACGAGGTTGCGCGCCGCCGCCAAAATTCCCCTGGCCCTGACCTTGACCTTGGCCGCCGCCGGGGCCACCACCACCTGGGCCGCGACCGCCACCATCGGGTCCACCAGGGCCACCCGGACCTCCACGTCCACGCCCATCTCCACCGCGACCGCCGCCGTCACTACCACGGCCACGATCGCCGCCATCACCGCGGCCCCGTCCACCGTCCTGATTGTTGCCGCCGCGGCCTCCATTGTTTCCACCACCGCCGCCGCCGCCCTGGTCGCTGGTGCTGGAGGTTGTCGTCTGCGGACGCAGGGCGGGATTCGCCCCGGCAAGCTTCACCGTGGGCAGGGCGAAGACGACGCGGATGGGCAGGGTGCGCTCGGCAAGGAGAAGGTTCATCTCCACCAGTTGCGGCAGATTCGTGCTGTCCCATTCCTCCACCCAGGTGTCGTCATCTACTTTGTAGAAGCGCCACGTCAGTGAGCTCACATTTTGCATGAGTGGCATCCAGTAGCGCCCCAGGTCATCCGGTGCGGCCACGCCTTCACCACTGGTCTGGGCCACGACATCTCCTGTGTCGGGGTCCTTGGGGATGATATCCTTCCGGCTGAGAGCCAGGTAGTAAAGCTGCTGTCCTGACTCTGCGGCCTCCGTCGCGGCATAGTCGGGGCGTGTGCCGATGATGGTATCATTATACGACATCGGATTCAGGCCGAAGGAGAAGGCATCCGGCGCGCCGCTCATCGTGAGCTCCTGCTTGATGGGCTGGGAGGTATCCGTGATCTTCAGCGTGAGGATGGCGGTGGACGGCAGGCTTTGGAAAGAGTGCCGGCAGAGCGAGATGAAGCGGTTCAGCTCATCGTTCTCGAGCTGGACCTGGCGCGTCTCCATGGCCGTGGTCATCGAGACCCGCACAATGCCGAAGACCATGCCGGACAGCAGAGCCAGCAGGGACAGCGAGAGGATGACCTCCATGAGGGTGAAGGCGGAGGTCGTGAAGCGCGGCGCCCTCCGGACCTCGACTTCGGACTGCGAATGCCGGGTTCTCATTGCTGCTGTTGCTGTCCGCTCCTTCCTTCGGTAGCAGTCTTGTAGACCCACACTTCCAGCGCTTCCGAATGGCTCTCACCACTGGCGGTATAGGTCGCGGTGACGATCAGCTTGTGCAGATCCTTGAGCACGGTGCCGTTGCGATCCTTCAGGGTAAGTTCCTCAGCTGCGCTGTTGAAGGTCACACC
Protein-coding regions in this window:
- a CDS encoding phospholipase D-like domain-containing protein — translated: MSATKTASHKRTKPPTKAHSSSHPRFARPGEGRWSTIRWGRLSIRGWVELLAIFLALVVLYSILFVRRQHIEYRPAHTFSVHDPAFFGSAHAAANPVPIEGNRITLLHNGNGIFPVMQESIRGAKKTINFEAFLFHSGEVGNQFIDALIERAQHGVEVRVLLDGIGSGTDLENSDVQKLKDGGCKFAYYHPTRALRVDRLNRRSHRRVLVVDGKVAFTGGAGFADEWQGDGAKPDNWREVHAKLEGPMVAQLQSAFQQHWLSETGEMLSGAGHFPPLERAGDLKVQVTTSDEFTVAALPLIQAVAIAAAEKTIYITNPYCTPTDEQVYLLGEAVKRGVDVKMILPGQHNDQPATKAAGRGSYGKLLEAGVKLYEFKPTMIHSKTMVVDGMFSMFGTSNLDARSSLINEEIDVTVYDASFGAEMDRVFREDLKNCQEYKLEDFKKRSVKERLTEWLVYPFHSQL
- a CDS encoding VOC family protein, with the protein product MQLQQIDHVALRCASPEATKAWYVATLGFEHVFPGQWSGSPIMLRLGSTYLTLFPQKENEPPARNGQAWHLAFRAATYADFQSAQAELQAKGVSFQFQDHEISHSIYFFDPDGFLLEITTYDVVSDVRGSACAE
- a CDS encoding secretin N-terminal domain-containing protein; translation: MHCLPPLAAPVVRTRPPFYLPLVMLMGTLACSGSSALHAQIRGTTLKPDTTTSPREFRPLANMPAEQRLPMDPLVAQAAPQPTQQPSSPTAPQPGGPGGPGGPGGFGRGGFGRSAGSSTEELFRIDGDKVSLQFPNNTISDILGIYERLTNKTLVKDTTIFEGQTISLVTPVPVDKAEAIKLIEAALLTNGYAIVADPDGKSSRILSTRTTTATSGAQFSQGVKFYQSANDLPNNETIVSYFMGLTNLDPAEAATMLGGHVGLNPYGRITPVLSPPGLLITENANIVKQLVAIREVIDTPGAASSLVTKFVLLKYADAATVAQIVQATLNAQAQDKEAKGITTIRGQGTSQGGGDNNRPQQPQQQSNNNNNNQQGQNRRVQATSQVIADTRLNQVLVVAEPDEYAYVVSLIAEFDKPVDVPTAYERKLKNVFSVDVLSVLADMLREPVGGATQLPGGGTVSAQQQQLITSSNQFLTGASGAQQRGGTFNASAASTATTGTTGGVTSRPDLLLESEEQTAPVSVLINKTRLIADPLANSIIVIGPKENQDKVDMLLDKLDRKSPQVYLATVIGQLTLGDGYQFGVNYLQRFTQTGSNSGVASALITREDIISNNNVADMTNNLITTAIANSQGFNLYGQIGESVDVFVSALETTNDFKVLSRPSVFAQNNRRAMITSGQQIPVPSQTLTNASSQNAANQGNVTTTIEYKDVVLKLEVIPLINPDGDVTLRIAQVNDTVIGNQIVGENDVPIIGTEQLTTTVTVPTGNTIVIGGLISEQNKTDTQGIPVLSRIPGLGRLFKEDVTSKQRKELIVFIQPVVVTDDFAVRKASKQEDLRTKVAENAYHAFPQTVVPKAVAVPDPDPPLKRKWYEIFKKTEGIPSSPPPPPKNGTGTTTTETRTYFPRTK
- a CDS encoding type II secretion system protein GspK, with product MSSCPGSLSKEGRLQSPDSSRPERESTAAKAAAPWGEQRSLRFLSHHRRSRREGGYALILVLAAIGLMTFTVIPLVNYLNDSVDDNGLESLRFRALHLAECGIAVGLHPQIRPGDPVLQQTVGEDSGFSVTISSEGARIPINYITDSRYREIIYNLFILWQLSPQEAETAVDGLADWVDTDSQMRTYGGESDYYKERGYSDFPRNKGFGSLDEMILAKGMDAVERMKPDWRNYFSTYGDGYIDLNYAPQEILMAVADVEENAAQSLIRERSGADGIPNTEDDKKLSLNQATQLLGMDGQQATSLNSLLTADHLTRRVESVGRIGESTYKVVVIARRQDDGSLNYLARFEE